DNA from Micromonospora sp. M71_S20:
TACTGCGGGGATCTGTTCCGTGGAACAGATCCCCGCGGTACGTGAAGCGCGAGACGGCGTCGGCCGGCTCAGCTCCGGACACCGGCTGCCTGACGGCCGGACCCGGCCGCACCGACAACCGGCGGTGGCCGCCGTCGATCTCCACCGCAGGGCCAAGGCCCAGCGGGCTACACCTTGGCGCCGGCCTTCTTGGCCGTGGCGGACTGGCCGACTGCCTGGGTGAACACCGGCAGGTAGCCGTTGGTCTGCCCGGTCACCATCGGGTGGTACGAGTTCGACAGGTTCAGGATGTCGACGGAGTGGATCCATTTGTTGCCGCTGCAGATCTGGTGTCCCACGAAGATGCTGCGGACGTCGGCGAAGGTGAACCCGGCGCGGGCCGCGGCGGCGGAGATCAGGCTGTCGACCAGGTTGATGCCCTCGTTGACCTTGGCGCGGGCGGCCTCGCCGATGCCGATGCAGGTCGTGCCCAACTGGTAGAAGACCGGGTAGCTCAGCACCACGACCCTGGCGTTCGGGGCCTTGCCGCGGATCGCGGCGTACGCGCGGTCGAGCAGGCCGGGAAGGTTCGCCCGGGCCTGCGCCTGGGCCGCGTCGACCGCGGCGATGCAGGCGCTGGAGCCGCGGAGGGCGCAGGTGGACATGATGTTGCCAAAGCCGGCGTCGTTGCCGCCGATGGTGATGCTGACGAGGGTGGTCTGCGAGCTGAGCGCGGCGACCTGTGAGTTGATCACGTCGGTCGTCTTCGCGCCCGCGCAGGCCACCGATGTGTAGGAGGCCGGCGCGTTGGCCGCCGCCCAGCGGGCGGAGAACGCGTTGGTGCTGCGTTTGCAGGTGCCGCTCTCCGAGGTGTAGCTGCCGGCGCCGACA
Protein-coding regions in this window:
- a CDS encoding SGNH/GDSL hydrolase family protein; translation: MTRTRMLTLLAGILSATLALLGLANPAQAAGHHYVALGDSYASGVGAGSYTSESGTCKRSTNAFSARWAAANAPASYTSVACAGAKTTDVINSQVAALSSQTTLVSITIGGNDAGFGNIMSTCALRGSSACIAAVDAAQAQARANLPGLLDRAYAAIRGKAPNARVVVLSYPVFYQLGTTCIGIGEAARAKVNEGINLVDSLISAAAARAGFTFADVRSIFVGHQICSGNKWIHSVDILNLSNSYHPMVTGQTNGYLPVFTQAVGQSATAKKAGAKV